From Rhodoferax sp. AJA081-3, the proteins below share one genomic window:
- the gmk gene encoding guanylate kinase — MDYPGNLFVVAAPSGAGKSSLVKALLELDSHLQLSVSHTTRQPRGQEKHGRDYFFVSEQEFDAMVAANSFVEWAKVHDNRYGTSKRAIEDRIAQGADVILEIDYQGAIQIKSIFANAISIFILPPSWEELRSRLERRGEDAPEVIDVRMKNAAIEVAQAGKFDFVIINELFDRALFDLKAIVHSQRLKFAAQRRARAETFKALLIP; from the coding sequence ATGGACTACCCCGGTAATCTTTTTGTCGTCGCCGCCCCCAGTGGGGCTGGAAAATCGAGTCTGGTCAAGGCCCTGCTGGAGCTGGATTCCCACTTGCAGCTGTCGGTGTCGCACACAACGCGGCAGCCACGGGGCCAGGAAAAGCACGGGCGTGACTACTTTTTTGTCTCCGAGCAGGAATTTGACGCCATGGTCGCCGCCAACAGTTTCGTGGAATGGGCCAAGGTCCACGACAACCGCTACGGCACCTCCAAGCGCGCCATCGAAGACCGCATAGCCCAGGGCGCCGACGTGATACTGGAAATCGACTACCAGGGCGCCATCCAGATCAAAAGCATCTTCGCCAATGCCATCTCCATTTTCATCCTGCCACCCAGCTGGGAAGAGCTGCGCTCCCGGCTGGAACGCCGGGGCGAGGATGCGCCCGAAGTGATAGACGTGCGCATGAAAAACGCCGCAATCGAGGTCGCCCAGGCCGGGAAATTCGACTTCGTTATAATCAACGAGCTGTTTGACCGTGCGCTTTTCGATTTGAAGGCCATTGTTCACTCCCAGCGGCTCAAATTTGCAGCGCAGCGTCGTGCCCGAGCCGAAACATTCAAAGCGTTGCTTATCCCCTAG
- a CDS encoding bifunctional (p)ppGpp synthetase/guanosine-3',5'-bis(diphosphate) 3'-pyrophosphohydrolase — protein MGTPVKPPPRKDVSTAGASAESVLDPAVANAAANAAAASFAGLVSKLDYLSPEDLEKVRQAYRFADEAHLGQLRNNGEPYITHPIAVAAQCAEWKIDAQALMAALLHDSLEDCGVTKIELIERFGSPVAELVDGLTKLDKLQFNTREENQAESFRKMLLAMARDVRVILIKLADRSHNMRTLGDVPRSKWGRIASETLEIYAPIAHRLGLNQTYRELQDLSFRYLKPWRYTTLSKAVTKARSRRRDLIQKVDKEVEAAFAAAGIQVRIAGREKTLYSIYKKMDSKHLSFAQVTDIYGFRVIVPTVIDCYTALGVLHQLYKPLPGKFKDHIAIAKLNGYQSLHTTLVGPSGVNVEFQMRTEAMHVVAESGVAAHWLYKVNNPEDAPSDRLGTKWLQSLLDIQDETRDAGEFWDHVKVDLFPDAVYVFTPKSQIMAMPRGATIVDFAYAIHSNVGDRTVSARINGEQVPLRTELKNGDVVEVLTEPMATPNPAWLGFVRTGRARSKIRHHLKTMAHTESEELGEKLLVQALRAEGIDLFPDAELDPIYEPIWEKLLRFTGSKNRQELLTDIGLGKRIAHIVAKRLVHLLADSGQKPDALLLTRERFTAHESTSQGSITLDGSENASVQFATCCRPIPGDSIVGYLGRGEGLVVHVHDCPVAKKLLYKDSERFINVDWSDEPVRSFETGVMVTAKNGKGVLAKVAAALAAAEADIVHIDMGSEGAQEDVDFRFVIGVRDTAHLAVVLRNLSRTASVMRAERRKVAVPNYGG, from the coding sequence ATGGGTACCCCTGTCAAACCACCACCGCGCAAAGACGTTTCCACCGCGGGCGCCAGTGCCGAGTCCGTGCTGGACCCGGCCGTTGCCAACGCTGCAGCCAATGCCGCAGCCGCCAGTTTTGCCGGGCTGGTGTCCAAGCTGGACTACCTATCGCCCGAAGACCTGGAGAAGGTGCGCCAAGCCTACCGTTTTGCCGACGAGGCCCACCTGGGCCAGTTGCGCAACAACGGCGAGCCCTATATCACCCACCCGATTGCCGTGGCCGCCCAGTGCGCAGAGTGGAAGATCGACGCCCAGGCGCTGATGGCGGCCCTGCTGCACGATTCACTGGAAGACTGCGGCGTCACCAAGATCGAGTTGATCGAACGTTTTGGCTCGCCGGTGGCGGAGCTGGTGGATGGCCTAACCAAGCTGGACAAGCTGCAGTTCAACACCCGCGAAGAAAACCAGGCCGAATCTTTCCGCAAGATGCTGCTGGCCATGGCGCGCGATGTACGCGTGATCCTGATCAAGCTGGCCGACCGCTCCCACAATATGCGCACCTTGGGCGACGTGCCGCGCAGCAAGTGGGGTCGCATCGCATCCGAAACGCTGGAAATCTACGCCCCCATCGCCCACCGCCTGGGCCTGAACCAGACCTACCGCGAGCTACAGGACCTGTCGTTCCGTTACCTGAAACCCTGGCGCTACACCACGCTGTCCAAGGCCGTCACCAAGGCCCGCAGCCGCCGACGCGACCTGATCCAGAAGGTGGACAAGGAAGTGGAAGCCGCCTTTGCCGCCGCTGGCATCCAGGTGCGTATTGCGGGACGCGAGAAAACGCTGTACTCCATCTACAAAAAAATGGACAGCAAACACCTGAGCTTTGCCCAGGTGACCGACATCTACGGTTTTAGGGTGATTGTGCCAACCGTTATCGACTGTTACACGGCGTTAGGCGTATTGCACCAGTTGTACAAGCCATTGCCCGGCAAGTTCAAAGACCATATTGCCATTGCCAAGCTCAACGGTTACCAGTCCCTTCACACCACGTTGGTGGGTCCGTCCGGCGTGAATGTGGAGTTCCAGATGCGCACCGAGGCCATGCATGTGGTGGCCGAATCTGGTGTGGCGGCGCATTGGTTGTACAAGGTAAACAACCCGGAAGACGCGCCATCCGACCGACTGGGCACCAAATGGCTGCAATCCCTGCTCGATATTCAGGACGAAACCCGGGACGCTGGCGAGTTCTGGGACCATGTGAAGGTGGACCTTTTCCCCGACGCGGTGTATGTGTTCACACCCAAGAGCCAGATCATGGCCATGCCACGCGGCGCAACCATTGTGGATTTCGCCTACGCCATCCATAGCAACGTCGGTGATCGCACCGTATCTGCACGCATCAATGGCGAACAGGTTCCGTTACGCACCGAACTCAAAAATGGCGACGTTGTCGAAGTATTGACCGAGCCCATGGCCACGCCCAACCCGGCCTGGCTGGGTTTTGTGCGCACGGGGCGTGCCCGCTCCAAGATTCGCCACCACCTGAAGACCATGGCGCACACCGAGTCCGAAGAACTGGGCGAAAAGTTGCTGGTGCAGGCCCTGCGGGCAGAGGGCATAGACCTGTTCCCGGATGCAGAGCTGGACCCCATTTACGAACCGATTTGGGAGAAATTGCTGCGTTTTACCGGCAGCAAGAATCGCCAAGAGTTGTTGACCGATATTGGCCTGGGCAAACGCATCGCCCATATCGTCGCCAAACGCCTGGTGCATTTGCTGGCCGACAGCGGACAAAAACCCGACGCGCTGTTGCTGACACGCGAACGTTTTACCGCCCACGAGTCCACTTCCCAGGGCTCCATCACTCTGGATGGCAGCGAAAACGCTTCCGTGCAATTTGCCACCTGTTGCCGGCCGATACCGGGCGACAGCATCGTCGGTTACCTGGGCCGCGGCGAAGGCCTGGTGGTGCATGTGCACGATTGCCCGGTGGCCAAAAAGCTGTTGTACAAAGACAGCGAGCGGTTTATCAACGTGGACTGGTCCGACGAGCCGGTGCGCTCGTTCGAAACCGGCGTCATGGTCACCGCCAAAAATGGAAAAGGTGTGCTGGCCAAGGTGGCGGCGGCGCTGGCCGCTGCGGAGGCCGACATCGTGCACATCGACATGGGCAGCGAAGGCGCGCAGGAAGATGTGGATTTCCGTTTTGTAATTGGCGTGCGCGACACGGCGCATCTTGCAGTCGTGCTGCGCAACCTGAGCCGCACGGCGTCGGTGATGCGGGCGGAGCGCCGCAAGGTGGCGGTGCCCAATTACGGGGGCTGA
- a CDS encoding serine/threonine-protein kinase, which yields MSKVKPAPLPPDTTIGGYRVIRKVAAGGFGLVYLALDADGQRVAVKEYLPSSLATRAPGELLPQVQPEKLSLYRLGLKSFFEEGRSLAQISHPSVVSVLNFFRENETVYMVMNYLEGAALQDFIVTARDLKQSKVFRESTIRSLFDEILRGLRIVHQHKMLHLDIKPANIFITDDNKSVLIDFGAAREVLSKEGNFIRPMYTPGFAAPEMYRRDASMGPWTDIYAIGACIYACMQGFPPNEAPQRLEKDRIAVALARLRGVYSDNLIEVVEWCMSLDPLSRPQSVFALQKELSREGERRYTKLSVGEKVRMQFDTMVTDTKRSVLGVSNVGVKPK from the coding sequence ATGTCGAAGGTCAAACCAGCACCCCTACCCCCCGACACCACCATTGGCGGCTACCGCGTCATTCGCAAAGTGGCAGCGGGCGGCTTCGGATTGGTGTACCTGGCGCTGGACGCCGATGGCCAGCGTGTGGCCGTCAAGGAATACCTGCCCTCGTCGCTGGCTACCCGAGCACCCGGCGAACTGCTGCCCCAGGTCCAGCCCGAAAAACTGTCGTTGTACCGCCTGGGTTTGAAGAGCTTTTTTGAAGAAGGCCGCTCGCTGGCGCAAATCTCCCACCCGTCGGTGGTCAGTGTGCTGAACTTCTTCCGCGAGAACGAAACGGTTTATATGGTCATGAACTACCTGGAGGGCGCCGCCCTGCAGGACTTCATCGTCACTGCGCGCGACCTCAAGCAAAGCAAGGTGTTCCGCGAGTCCACCATCCGCTCCCTGTTTGACGAAATCCTGCGCGGTCTGCGCATCGTGCACCAGCACAAGATGCTGCACCTGGACATCAAGCCGGCCAATATCTTCATCACCGACGACAACAAGTCCGTGCTGATCGACTTTGGCGCCGCGCGCGAAGTGCTGAGCAAAGAAGGCAACTTCATCCGCCCCATGTACACACCCGGCTTCGCCGCGCCCGAGATGTACCGCCGCGACGCCTCCATGGGCCCGTGGACCGACATTTACGCCATTGGCGCCTGTATTTATGCCTGCATGCAGGGCTTTCCGCCCAACGAAGCACCGCAGCGCCTGGAGAAGGACCGCATTGCCGTCGCACTGGCCCGCCTGCGCGGCGTCTATTCCGACAACCTCATCGAGGTGGTGGAGTGGTGCATGTCGCTGGACCCGCTGTCCCGGCCGCAATCCGTCTTTGCCTTGCAAAAAGAGTTGAGCCGTGAGGGCGAGCGCCGTTACACCAAGTTGAGCGTGGGTGAAAAAGTGCGCATGCAGTTTGACACCATGGTGACCGACACCAAACGCAGTGTGTTGGGTGTCTCTAACGTGGGTGTCAAACCGAAATGA
- the rpoZ gene encoding DNA-directed RNA polymerase subunit omega encodes MARITVEDCLVQIPNRFQLVLAATYRARMLNQGHTPKIESKNKAGVTALREIAAGKIGIEMLKKVPL; translated from the coding sequence ATGGCCCGTATTACTGTAGAAGACTGCCTGGTGCAGATTCCCAACCGTTTCCAATTGGTGCTGGCGGCCACTTACCGCGCCCGCATGCTGAACCAGGGCCACACGCCCAAGATCGAGAGCAAGAACAAGGCTGGTGTGACCGCCCTGCGCGAAATCGCTGCAGGCAAGATCGGCATTGAAATGCTGAAAAAAGTCCCCCTCTGA
- a CDS encoding 3-keto-5-aminohexanoate cleavage protein, which produces MEKAILTCALTGVLTNPKQHPVPVTPAQMAAEARDAFNAGASVMHVHVRNQEEGMGHLPSWDPEVMASVTGAIREACPGVIINLTTGVVGKDISGPLACIRRVKPEIAACNAGSLNYLKIKEDGQWAWPPMVFDNPVAKVQQFLDVMAECGTHPEFECFDVGIVRSVGMYIKAGMLKPEMGRAEYNLVMGVASGMPCDADLLALLPQWMAPNSVWQATLIGRSEIWPVHQKTADLGGMLRTGLEDTFYLPNGERASGNGALIAELAQCAQRAGRAIASPQEARAMLGLKT; this is translated from the coding sequence ATGGAAAAAGCCATACTGACCTGCGCGCTGACCGGCGTGCTGACCAACCCCAAGCAGCACCCGGTGCCAGTCACCCCCGCACAAATGGCGGCCGAAGCGCGCGACGCCTTCAACGCCGGTGCTTCGGTAATGCATGTGCATGTGCGCAACCAGGAGGAGGGCATGGGCCATCTGCCGTCGTGGGACCCGGAGGTCATGGCTTCGGTCACAGGCGCCATCCGCGAAGCCTGCCCCGGCGTCATCATCAACCTGACGACGGGTGTTGTTGGCAAGGACATATCTGGTCCTCTGGCCTGTATACGTCGCGTCAAACCCGAGATCGCCGCATGTAATGCCGGCAGCCTGAATTATTTGAAGATCAAGGAAGATGGCCAGTGGGCCTGGCCGCCTATGGTGTTTGACAATCCTGTCGCCAAGGTCCAGCAGTTTCTGGACGTGATGGCCGAGTGCGGCACCCACCCGGAGTTCGAATGTTTTGACGTGGGCATCGTGCGCTCGGTGGGCATGTACATCAAGGCCGGCATGCTCAAGCCCGAGATGGGCCGCGCCGAATACAACCTTGTCATGGGCGTGGCCTCTGGCATGCCCTGCGACGCCGACCTGCTGGCCCTGTTGCCCCAATGGATGGCGCCCAACAGCGTCTGGCAGGCCACGCTGATAGGCCGGTCCGAGATCTGGCCCGTGCACCAGAAGACGGCAGACTTGGGTGGCATGTTACGCACCGGCCTGGAAGATACTTTCTATCTACCCAATGGTGAACGGGCCAGTGGCAATGGCGCCCTGATTGCCGAATTGGCCCAATGCGCCCAGCGCGCAGGCCGTGCCATTGCCAGCCCGCAGGAGGCCCGCGCCATGTTGGGTTTGAAAACCTAA
- a CDS encoding acetyl/propionyl/methylcrotonyl-CoA carboxylase subunit alpha, which produces MFSKILIANRGEIACRVIRTARKLGYRTVAVFSDADRNAPHVALADEAVHIGASPAAESYLRIDTLLEAARKTGADAVHPGYGFLSENAGFAQACVDADLVFIGPPASAIQAMGDKALAKRRMLDAGVPCAPGYLGADQGDAVLTAEAEKLGYPLLVKAVAGGGGRGMRLVRAQAELQQGIEGARREASSAFGDGTLMLERLIDNGRHIEIQVFADAHGNAVYLGERDCTAQRRRQKVIEEAPSPVVTPAMRAAMGQDAVAAALAVGYRGAGTVEFIVDDKLNHYFLEMNTRLQVEHPVTEMVTGYDLVEWQLRVAAGEPLPAQQADITLTGHAIEARLYVEDPYTGFAPQTGTVLWWQPANALHAGVRVDDGIAQGSVVSPYYDPMVAKIIVHGRDRDDAIRRLRAALANTPLLGLKNNGRFLSDLVDHPAFRKAEMTTTLIDQWLDKGEALLQAPVPGDEVWRVAAMAMAMRAGNSWRANSVAAFDLKLQCGEPVRSIRVRPDRQGGVALTLDGATQDAQGLEFAQGRLRYAVDGVTRNAIAVFAGTTLHLALDGHTYVFAEVSPFPDADTRKDASKARSPVAGKVTQVLVSPGAAVQAGQQLLCVEAMKMEMWLCAEAAGVVQAVHAKAGEQVESGALLVELDIAPTQKKET; this is translated from the coding sequence ATGTTTAGCAAGATTTTGATCGCAAACCGCGGGGAGATCGCTTGCCGCGTCATCCGCACCGCGCGCAAGCTAGGTTATCGCACGGTGGCCGTGTTCAGCGATGCGGACCGCAATGCCCCCCATGTGGCGCTGGCAGATGAGGCCGTACATATTGGCGCGTCGCCGGCGGCCGAGTCCTATCTGCGTATCGACACCCTCCTGGAGGCCGCACGCAAGACCGGTGCGGACGCCGTGCATCCGGGTTATGGCTTCCTGAGCGAAAACGCGGGCTTTGCACAGGCCTGCGTCGATGCAGATCTGGTCTTTATCGGCCCGCCCGCCAGCGCCATTCAAGCCATGGGCGACAAGGCACTGGCCAAGCGTCGCATGTTGGACGCCGGTGTGCCCTGCGCACCGGGTTACCTCGGAGCGGATCAGGGCGACGCGGTGTTGACCGCCGAGGCCGAGAAGTTGGGTTACCCGTTGCTGGTCAAGGCTGTGGCCGGTGGCGGCGGGCGCGGCATGCGCCTGGTGCGCGCCCAAGCTGAATTGCAGCAAGGTATTGAAGGCGCACGCCGCGAAGCCTCCAGCGCCTTTGGCGACGGCACGCTGATGCTGGAGCGTCTCATCGACAACGGCCGCCATATCGAGATTCAGGTCTTCGCCGACGCCCATGGCAACGCGGTTTACCTGGGCGAGCGCGACTGCACGGCCCAGCGCCGTCGCCAGAAGGTCATTGAAGAAGCGCCGTCGCCGGTGGTCACACCCGCCATGCGCGCCGCCATGGGCCAGGATGCCGTGGCCGCCGCGCTGGCCGTTGGCTACCGCGGTGCGGGCACGGTGGAGTTCATCGTAGATGACAAGCTGAACCACTACTTTCTGGAGATGAACACCCGCTTGCAGGTGGAGCACCCGGTGACGGAAATGGTGACGGGCTACGACCTGGTGGAATGGCAATTGCGTGTGGCGGCGGGAGAACCCTTACCCGCCCAGCAGGCCGACATCACATTGACCGGCCACGCCATCGAGGCCCGCCTGTATGTAGAAGACCCCTACACCGGCTTTGCGCCGCAAACCGGCACCGTGTTGTGGTGGCAGCCCGCGAACGCCCTGCATGCTGGTGTACGCGTGGATGACGGCATTGCCCAGGGTAGTGTGGTCTCGCCGTATTACGACCCCATGGTTGCCAAGATCATTGTCCATGGCCGTGACCGCGACGATGCCATCCGCCGCCTGCGCGCGGCCCTGGCCAACACGCCCTTGCTGGGCTTGAAAAACAACGGCCGCTTCCTGAGCGACCTGGTGGACCACCCGGCCTTCCGCAAGGCGGAGATGACAACCACATTGATCGACCAATGGTTGGATAAGGGCGAGGCGCTGTTGCAGGCGCCGGTGCCAGGCGACGAGGTGTGGCGCGTCGCCGCGATGGCCATGGCGATGCGTGCCGGAAACAGTTGGCGCGCCAACAGCGTGGCCGCTTTTGATCTGAAGCTGCAATGCGGTGAGCCGGTGCGCAGCATCCGTGTGCGCCCGGACCGCCAGGGTGGCGTGGCGCTCACCTTGGATGGCGCGACCCAGGACGCCCAGGGGCTGGAGTTTGCGCAGGGCCGGTTGCGCTATGCAGTGGACGGCGTCACCCGCAATGCCATTGCCGTGTTTGCCGGCACCACGCTGCACCTGGCGCTGGACGGGCACACGTATGTATTCGCCGAGGTCTCACCCTTCCCGGATGCCGATACACGCAAGGACGCCAGCAAGGCCCGTTCACCGGTGGCCGGCAAGGTTACCCAGGTGCTGGTGTCGCCGGGCGCCGCGGTGCAGGCCGGCCAGCAACTGCTGTGTGTGGAAGCCATGAAGATGGAAATGTGGCTCTGCGCCGAAGCTGCTGGCGTGGTGCAGGCCGTGCACGCCAAGGCTGGTGAGCAGGTGGAATCGGGCGCGCTGCTGGTGGAACTGGACATCGCTCCAACACAAAAGAAGGAAACATAA
- a CDS encoding YicC/YloC family endoribonuclease has product MPVYSMTGYASAQHSTGATTPDGEAKAPAGQLGLEIRSVNSRFLDLSFRLPEDLRQFEPALRDLLVGALKRGKVEVRASIEMQAASTIAEPSPRMLQRLNAVQDNVKAWLPTATPLSVADVIRLSSAEQTGSYDWAAVVVPLADKALKALLDSRKREGARLSTMLLDHLSQLRALAQQAVPLIPQLVEQNRQKFLARWKEAMALTDGATLPEAAQDRALTEATAFAIRIDVAEEITRLSSHLDEIERLINKGGEIGKRLDFLIQELHREANTMGSKSAALELTHISVDMKVLIEQMREQVQNIE; this is encoded by the coding sequence ATGCCAGTTTATAGCATGACAGGTTACGCCAGTGCACAGCACAGCACAGGCGCCACCACACCCGACGGCGAGGCCAAAGCCCCTGCCGGACAACTGGGTCTGGAGATACGCTCGGTCAACAGCCGTTTCCTTGACCTGTCGTTCCGCCTGCCCGAAGATTTGCGCCAGTTTGAGCCAGCCTTGCGTGACCTGCTGGTAGGCGCCCTGAAGCGCGGCAAGGTCGAGGTGCGCGCCTCCATCGAGATGCAGGCCGCCAGCACCATAGCCGAACCTTCGCCCCGCATGCTGCAACGCCTGAATGCCGTGCAAGACAACGTCAAGGCCTGGCTGCCCACCGCCACGCCGCTGAGCGTGGCCGATGTGATACGCCTCTCCAGCGCCGAGCAAACCGGCTCATATGACTGGGCCGCTGTGGTGGTGCCCCTGGCCGACAAGGCACTGAAAGCCCTGCTGGATTCACGCAAGCGTGAAGGCGCCCGCCTGTCCACCATGCTGCTGGACCACTTGAGCCAGTTGCGCGCCCTGGCACAACAGGCCGTTCCGCTGATCCCCCAACTTGTGGAGCAAAACCGGCAGAAATTCCTGGCCCGCTGGAAAGAGGCCATGGCGCTGACGGACGGCGCCACCCTGCCCGAGGCGGCGCAGGACCGGGCACTGACCGAGGCCACGGCCTTTGCCATCCGCATCGACGTGGCGGAAGAGATCACGCGGCTGAGCTCTCACCTGGACGAAATCGAACGCCTGATCAACAAAGGCGGCGAGATCGGCAAACGGCTGGACTTTTTGATTCAGGAGCTGCACCGCGAGGCCAACACCATGGGTTCCAAGTCTGCCGCGCTGGAGTTGACCCATATCTCGGTAGATATGAAGGTGCTGATCGAGCAGATGCGCGAGCAGGTTCAGAACATAGAATAG
- the greB gene encoding transcription elongation factor GreB: protein MSKAFTKESDNNADGDDDDLQLPPIPGGGKNYITPKGYAALRNEWLDLMDNERPKIVEAVFWAASNGDRSENGDYLYGKKRLREIDRRIRFLTKRLEIAEVTNPSVHHGNDQIFFGATVTYADESGEERTVTIMGIDEANSAQGEVSWISPIARTLLKAQTGDVLKLVMPGKVEEIEVLKVSYPAPEVS from the coding sequence ATGAGCAAGGCTTTCACCAAAGAGTCCGACAACAACGCAGACGGCGATGACGACGATCTGCAACTGCCCCCCATTCCCGGTGGCGGCAAGAACTACATCACCCCCAAAGGCTACGCCGCGCTGCGCAACGAGTGGCTGGACCTGATGGACAACGAGCGTCCCAAAATCGTCGAGGCCGTGTTCTGGGCTGCCAGCAATGGCGACCGCTCCGAGAATGGCGACTACCTGTACGGCAAAAAACGCCTGCGCGAGATCGACCGCCGTATTCGTTTTCTGACCAAACGCCTGGAAATTGCCGAAGTCACCAACCCATCCGTCCACCACGGCAACGACCAGATTTTTTTTGGCGCCACCGTGACCTATGCGGACGAATCGGGTGAGGAGCGCACCGTGACCATCATGGGCATTGACGAGGCCAATAGCGCGCAGGGCGAGGTGAGTTGGATTTCGCCCATCGCCCGCACCCTGCTCAAGGCCCAGACGGGTGACGTGCTCAAGCTGGTGATGCCTGGCAAGGTGGAAGAGATTGAGGTCCTGAAGGTCAGCTACCCGGCGCCCGAAGTTAGTTAA
- a CDS encoding PP2C family serine/threonine-protein phosphatase, protein MKFSVFQISRKGGREKNEDRMGYCYTKASGLFLLADGMGGHPEGEVAAQMVLQTISALYQKEAKPEIEDPKAFFNMAIMAAHRQILRYAAEKHLMDTPRTTLVACIVQGSAAHWVHCGDSRLYFVRHGELLARTRDHSYIEQHQDAKPDVPLPDKFNRNVLYTCLGSPTKPVFDVTGPVQLQQGDRILLCSDGLWGSLEDADIVYQLGQKPVGTAAPELVERALLKAGANSDNVTVIAMEWETPDSFESTRGSISTDSIDDGVFASTVQAGWLDSTVDDLDDEAIERSIAEINEAIRRSAARKA, encoded by the coding sequence ATGAAATTCTCTGTATTCCAGATCAGCCGCAAGGGCGGCCGCGAGAAGAACGAAGACCGCATGGGGTATTGCTATACCAAGGCGTCTGGCTTGTTTTTGCTGGCCGACGGCATGGGTGGCCACCCTGAGGGTGAAGTAGCGGCCCAGATGGTGCTGCAAACCATCTCCGCGCTGTACCAGAAAGAGGCCAAGCCCGAGATCGAGGACCCCAAGGCCTTCTTCAACATGGCCATCATGGCCGCCCACCGCCAGATCCTGCGCTACGCCGCGGAGAAGCATTTGATGGACACGCCCCGCACCACACTGGTGGCGTGTATTGTGCAAGGCAGCGCAGCCCACTGGGTGCACTGTGGCGATTCGCGCCTGTATTTTGTGCGCCATGGTGAACTGCTGGCCCGCACGCGTGACCACTCTTATATAGAGCAGCACCAAGACGCCAAGCCCGACGTGCCGCTGCCCGACAAGTTCAACCGCAACGTGTTGTACACCTGCCTGGGCTCGCCGACCAAACCCGTGTTTGATGTGACCGGCCCGGTGCAGCTGCAGCAGGGCGACCGCATCCTTCTCTGTTCGGATGGCCTGTGGGGCAGCCTGGAAGATGCTGACATCGTCTACCAATTGGGCCAAAAACCCGTTGGCACCGCCGCACCCGAGCTGGTGGAGCGCGCACTGCTCAAGGCCGGCGCCAACAGTGACAACGTAACCGTGATCGCCATGGAGTGGGAGACGCCCGATTCGTTTGAATCCACCCGCGGCAGCATCTCCACCGATTCCATTGACGACGGCGTGTTTGCCTCTACCGTGCAGGCCGGTTGGCTGGACTCCACGGTGGACGATCTGGACGATGAAGCCATTGAACGCTCCATCGCCGAGATCAACGAGGCCATCCGCCGCTCTGCTGCCCGCAAGGCGTAG
- the rph gene encoding ribonuclease PH yields MTEFARSSARAADQLRPVRITRSFTIHAEGSVLIEFGNTKVLCTASVEERVPPHKRGSGEGWVTAEYGMLPRATHTRSDREAARGKQSGRTQEIQRLIGRSMRAVFDLKKLGERTIQLDCDVIQADGGTRTAAITGAFVAAQDAVNGLLKAGKITESPITAAVAAISVGIVQGTPLLDLEYTEDSACDTDMNVVMTGAGHFVEVQGTAEGVAFTRAEMDKLLSLAEKGITELMDLQQRSLSI; encoded by the coding sequence ATGACCGAATTTGCCCGCTCCAGCGCCCGCGCAGCCGACCAATTGCGCCCCGTGCGTATCACCCGCAGCTTCACCATCCACGCCGAAGGTTCGGTGCTGATCGAGTTTGGCAACACCAAGGTCTTGTGCACCGCGTCGGTCGAAGAACGTGTACCGCCGCACAAGCGCGGCAGCGGCGAGGGTTGGGTGACGGCTGAATACGGCATGTTGCCCCGCGCCACCCATACCCGCAGCGACCGCGAAGCCGCGCGCGGCAAACAAAGCGGCCGCACGCAGGAGATCCAACGCCTGATCGGCCGCTCCATGCGCGCCGTGTTTGATCTGAAGAAGCTGGGCGAACGCACCATCCAGTTGGACTGCGATGTGATCCAGGCCGACGGTGGCACGCGCACCGCTGCCATCACCGGCGCCTTTGTCGCGGCGCAAGACGCCGTGAATGGTTTGCTGAAGGCCGGCAAGATCACCGAGTCACCCATCACCGCAGCAGTGGCCGCCATCAGCGTGGGCATTGTGCAGGGCACACCGCTGCTGGACCTGGAATACACCGAAGACTCCGCGTGCGACACCGACATGAATGTGGTGATGACCGGCGCCGGCCATTTTGTCGAAGTGCAGGGCACCGCGGAAGGCGTAGCCTTTACCCGCGCCGAGATGGACAAACTGCTGAGCCTAGCCGAAAAGGGCATCACCGAGCTGATGGACCTACAGCAGCGTTCACTATCAATTTAA